The DNA sequence ATCCGGCAGGGCCGGCAATTCGCCGATCTGTAGGGAGGGCGGAATTTCGTCGAACAGAGCTTCAAGGGTTGGAACGTCAATCGCGTCCAGCATCGCCCGGACATCGTCCGGGGTATGGGGGATAAACGGCATGGATGGAGCGCCTCCTTAACCGGCTAACTTGGCGTTAGTCAAGGAGCCTTCCTCGTCTTCGTCCTCGTCAATGGCAATCAACTCGTAAGCAGCGGCGTCCAGCAAGCCTTCCAAGTCAGCGCTAGTCTTGATGCGCAGAATCCACCCTTCCTCGTAAGGATCTTCATTGATCAATTCCGGATTGTCCGCCAGCAATTCATTTACTTCGACGATCACACCATCCACCGGGCTGTACACATCGGAGGCCGCCTTGACCGATTCAACCACGGCACAGCCTTCGGCGGCGGTGACTACACGGCCCGCTTCCGGCAATTCCACAAACACCAGATCGCCCAACAGGTGCTGAGCATGATCGGTGATGCCGACAGTAACGATGCCGTCTTCCTGGGAGCGCACCCATTCATGGGTCTCGGTATAGCGCAGTTCAGAGGGGATAGTGCTGCTCATCATCGACTCCTCAACAGGTTGGATCGGAATAGAAACGGTTAAGTTGGAAAGGTTAGATTAGGCAGGACGCGAGACAAAGGGCGGCTTGATCACTTGCGCCGACAGACGCTTGCTGCGCACCTCAATCTGGCAACGGTCGCCAACGCCAGTCATCACTCGCGCCAGGGCGATGCCCCGGTTCAAGGTCGGTGAGAATGCGCCGCTGGTCGTGACGCCAATTTTTCGGTCGCCATCACAAACGGTCTGATGACTGCGCAATACGCCACGCTCTTCCAGCACGAGACCTACAAAGGTTTGCGGCGCACCGGCGGCGCGTTGCTGTTCCAGGGCGGCGCGACCGATAAAATCGCGTTCCAGCGGCTGCCAAGCCACAGTCCAACCCAGCCCGGAGACCAGGGGAGTGGTGGTTTCGTCCATGTCGCTGCCATAAAGACTCATGCCGGCTTCAAGACGCAGCGTGTCGCGAGCGCCCAGTCCACAAGGCGCAACGCCAACGTCTAATAACCGATCCCAAAGCGCTGACGCATCCTGGACAGACGGCATGATCTCCACCCCGTCTTCACCGGTGTAACCGGTGCGGGCGATGAACGCGCCGCCACTCTCCACGGCGTGAAAGCGGCCACTGGCGCGCACCGCTTGCAGGGTCGGGGCATCCAAAACAGCTTCCAGCTTCGCCAGGGCTTCCGGCCCCTGCACCGCCAACATGGCCAGGTCGTCGCGTTCACGCCAGGCGGCGTTAAAGCGCTCCGCCCGCGGCGCGATCCAGGCCAGGTCTTTATCACGGGTAGCGGCGTTCAGCACCAACCGGTAGCCGCCTTCGCCCCGGTCGTAAACAATCAGATCGTCGATGACGCCGCCGGAGTCGTTCAACATGCAGGTATAAAGCGCTTTGCCAGGATAAAGACGGGCAACATCGTTGGCTAGAAGATAACGCAGCAGGACGCGGGTCGGATCGGGAGCGGGGAAATCAACAATGGTCATGTGCGAGACGTCGAACATTCCGGCGGCCTTGCGGACTTGATGATGTTCCTTAAGCTGGGAGCCGTAGTGCAGCGGCATGTCCCAGCCGCCGAAATCCACCAGCTTCGCCCCCAAGGCGAGATGACAGCCGTACAGAGGAGTGCGTTCAGCCATGCGAAAAAATCCTCAAGCAATGGATGGTGCATGTTAGCCTGAAATAGGCTGCTGGAGATACTGCAATAATACGCTCAAAACTCATCATCCTTTCCCTCAACCCTTCTCCTGTCGTTATGAAGCATAGGTTAGCGCAGACGCTCCCCCTTTGCTAAAGGTAGGACTGTTAAGTTCTACGAAAATAGGGCAGCTCGCCGATACTTGACAGCCTCGCCCTTAGCAAAGGGGGAGCAGGGGGATTCGGTTACGTCACCGCTTCCAGAATCTTGGCAAAATGAACGCTGGCTGCTGGCCAATCCGGCAAGGTTTCGCGCGCGGCGCGAGCGCCAGCCGCCAAGCATTCCCGCAACCCCGGCTCGTCCAGGAAACGCGCCAGGGCCTCAGCCAGCGCTGTTTCGTCGCCAGGCGGAACCAACAATCCAGCATCCGCCGGCACCGTGTCGGGAATCGCCCCGGCAGTGGTGCTAATAATTGGTAAACCCCGCGCCAGCGCTTCGGCCAGCACCATGCCATAACCCTCATAAAAAGAAGGCAGCACGAATCCATCCGCCTGTTGATACGCAGCCTCCAGGGCTACGGTCTCCAATTCTCCTAACCATTCCACGCGATCAGACAAACCGAGCTCATCAACCAGCATTCGCAAGCGCGCAGCAGTCGCTGGATCATGGATATCGCCACCGGCGCAACGCAAGCGCCAAGAACGATCTTTCAACCGGGCCAGCGCTCGGAACAGGACAGCATGGCCTTTGCGTGGGGTCAGGCTGGCCGCGCACAACCAGGCAAGTTCACGGCCACCTGAACCGGTCGCCAGTGGCGCGGGGTCAACGCCAGGCGACACCACGGCGCAGCGTTCCGGCGGAACGCCATAATCAGTCAGCACTCGCGCCGTGCTGGGGCTGGTCACAATGACCTGACGCACCTGGCGCAACGCCTCGCGTTCACTGACATACAGTCGTTCGCGTTGCACCTCGTCCAGGCCGGTTTCCAGCGCCAGCGGGTGATGCACCAGTCCGATTAATCGCAACCGGTCACAGTGTGCGGCGGCGGCTTCCGGCATAGCGCCCAGCGCCAGACCGTCGATTACCGCCAGCGACTGATCCGGAAGGGCGACCAGCGCTTCATGGGCTTCGGTGAGTGCCGCCGATGTGGGCGCAGGGAACGAAGCGTCAAGACGCTGGAGTGCAACCGGCCAGCCCAGCGCCGCTAGCCCGGCCATAATGCGCCGGTCGTAAATCGTGCCGCCAGTGCGCCGGTCTGGATCGCCGGGAATCAGGAAATAAGCCTCGTGCGCGGGTGATGGAGAGGACGGGGCAACGCCTTGATTCAAGGCAATACCCCTTCGTAGGAGGCCCAGGCGGTGTGTGATTCATGCAAGGTCACGCGCATGGAACTCAGGCCCGCTGTGTTTGGCCCCAGTTGTCCTTCTTCGATGCGCACCGCCATCCGGTCAAAAATCTCCCGAGCCAGAAATTCCGTGGTGGTGTTGCGGCCTGAAAACTCGGGTAATTCGTCGAGATTGCGGTAGTTCAATTCCTCCAGCACCGCCTGGAGATTGCCGCTGAGCTGGCTAATATCCACGACGATCCCATCTGCATCGAGGTCGGGACGGCGCAGTTCCAGATCGACGACGTAAGTGGCCCCATGCATTCTCTGGGCAGTACCAAAAGCCTCACCGCGAAAACTATGGGCAATCATAAAATGGTCACGAACGCAAACGGTGTACATGGCAAGGTCTCGGGTTGGGATCCTGGATGATCCGGTTGAAATCATCGCACAAGTTCGACCGGACGGTAATCAATACGGTGGCAGAGTACGCCCAATGGATTTCGGCTCAATTCACTCATCACCTTGGGCAGATCGGTAAAGGGACTTTCCCCGCTAATCAGACTATCCAACACTGGATCGTTTAGCAGTTCCATGACCGTGGTCATCCGCCGCCGATAATGCCAGCGGCTGCGCTGGACCGTAGCGATGTTGCCGACCTGGGAACTGCGAATATTAAGCCGTTTAGCATGAAAATCCTCGCCGAGCGGCAAACTGACCGGTTTATTGCCGAACCAGCTTGCTTCCACCACGGTCGCCTCGAAGCCGGCTAGATCCAGGGCTGTAACCAGACCCGCTGGCGCACCGCTGGCGTGAATGATCACATCCTGCTGGCCTTCCGCTCCGGTCGGTAAGGCGAACCGAACGCCCAACTGCTCCGCGATGATCGCTTTATCGGGATCGATATCCACCAATTGCACCGCACAGCTAGGTAGTTGTCCGGCTAGTCGGGCAATAAGGCACCCTACAACCCCGGCGCCAATCACTGTGATCCGATCTCCTAACCGGGGACTGGCGTCCCAGAGCACATTCAGCGCGGTTTCCAGATTGGCCGCCAGTACGGCCCGCCCCGCGGGAACCAGGTCGGGTACTGGCGTAACCGCCGCCGCGGGAACGATGTAGTAGTCCTGATGGGGATAAAGGCAGAAGACAATTTGTCCGCGCCAGGCCGAGGAACCCGCTTCAATGATGCCGACGTTGCAGTAACCGTATTTCACCGGCGCCGGGAATTCGCCCTGCTGAAAAGGGGCGCGCATCACCGGGTATTGGCTGGGCGGCACCTCGCCACGAAACACCAAACTCTCGGTGCCGCGACTGATAGCCGTGTACAACGTCCGCACCCGCACCTCATCCAGGCCAGGCTGTGGCAGGCGTTCGGTGCGAATTTCGCCGCGACCAGGGGCAATGAGCCAGAATGCCCGAGCTGGCATACCTTCGGTTTTCATAGTGAATAACGTCTCCCCAAGGCTTTTTGAACAGCATTTGTCTTAAAATGCCTTAAAATGGGTCAGTAGCGCAAACGCAACCATAGAGAACCCGTATGGCGAATCTTCCAGCGACGGTCCATGCCCTGCTCCATGCTCTAGCGACGCCCCTCACGGTGCTGATGAGCGCCAGCGATATTCTGCATAATCGCACGCCTGATTCCATCAAGCAGCCGGTCTGCCGGGTGTATGACCTGAGTCATCAATTTGGACGGGAAGTAGTCGAATTGCGCGCCTGTCTTGATGAGCGTATTGATCTGCAATCTCCGGTCAATACATCAGCGCAAATTCGGCAATTGGCTGCGAAGTGGCAACGTTATGAGGCGCAGATCTCCGGCCTGGTTGATGAAATCGAGCATGCCAACATCCAGATGTCGGAACCCCTATTGGACAAAATTCTCCATCAGAATCTGCCAAACGGATTAAGCGAACTGCGTCAGGCGCTTTCACAACTGGCCGTCATTCAACCCGAAGACCTGACTCTCTCCTGAATCAGCGATTGCTTTTATTCCCGTGACTCACACCGCCAGGACATCGCTTCAATCATTACAGATCAACACCCTGCTGAACAGCATGGCCGTACTCGCGCTGCTGACCGGCATTGCGCTGATGATCACCAGGATTTTTGCCGCGCCTATCGGATACCTGGCCCAGTCGCTAGCGGTCTTTGTCGGATGCTTGTTGATTCTGGCGCGGTTTCTCTCCCAACATCAACCCTTAACCCGCTTTGGCGCGGCCAATACGGTGACTCTGTTGCGCGCGGGCATTGCCGCTTTGTTCGCAGGCCTGATAGGCCGTCCGGCGCCTGCGCCTGCGTGGGCATGGACCATGGCGGCGCTGGCCATCATTGCCCTGCTTCTCGATGGACTGGATGGCTGGCTGGCGCGACGGAGTAGTATGCAAAGTCCGTTTGGCGCGCGCTTCGATATGGAGGTCGATGCCTTTTTCATTTTGATCCTGGCGGTGCTGGTCTGGCAATTTGGCAAAGCCGGAGTTTGGATCCTTCTCTCCGGCATGATGCGCTATGGATTCGTCCTGCTCAGTTACGCGCTGCCCTGGTTGAATCAGCCCCTGCCGCCGCGCCGTCGTCGACAAACCGTGTGCGTAATCCAGACCGTGGCGTTAGCAGGATGTCTGACGACGCCGCTGATCCCACCGATTTCAACCATACTGGCCGGGTTTGCATTAGGGCTACTGGCGCTGTCCTTCGCCGTGGACGTGGCTTGGCTGTGGCGGCGCGATGAACGCTGAGCTATGGCCGCAATGCGCCAGATGACAGAATTCATGCACAATGACGTAATAATGGTAAATGGTATGAGTGGATAATCATCGACCTCCCCCGAGTGAGGGAGGCTTGGAGAGTCGAGAACGCTTACTTCGTGACCCAGCCCTGGTACTGATCGACATTATCGCGGGTGATCAACTCGACCGGGATGAGGATCGTGGACTCCGCCGGTGGTTGACCCTGCTTGATCTGATAACCGATCTCGATGCCTTCCTTGGCCATACGCAGCGGGTTTTGTGCCGCCGTTGCCAGGAACAGACTGTCCTTATCCTTCAATGCTTCCACGGCTACCGGCGCGCCATCGACACCGGTGATGAAAAACTCGGTGCGCTGTGCCTGCCGCGCCGCCAGATCGGCGCCAGTCGCGGTTGGATCGTTGATCGCGAACACGGCGTCGATCTTGGGGAAAGCGGTCAGCAGGTTGGTCATCGCATCCAGACCCCCCTCGCGGCTGCCCTGGCCATTCTGATTGTCGGACAGAATCTTAATATCGGGATGTTTCGCCAGCACCGACTTGCAACCCTGAACCCGGTCAGTGACCGCTGTCACCGGCGGGCCATTGATGATGACCACATCGCCTTTGCCCTTCAGGCGGTCGACGATGAACTGACAGGCTTTCTCGCCCGCCTGGACATTGTTGCTGGTAATCATCGCATCCGCGCCTTCGGCGCCAGTATCCACGGCAATCACCGGAATGCCCGCTTCTTTAGCGCGCATGACTGCCGGAAAGATCCCTTCGGCATGAACGGCATTGATGAGAATCAGATCGACGCCTGCCGAGATGAAGTTGTCGATCTGGTTGGTTTGTTTGCCGAGATCGTAATCGGCGGAATCAACGGTCACCTTGACCGAGTCGCCGCCGATTTCCCGGGCTTTTTCCTCAGCCCCCTTGGCCAATGTAACGAAAAAGGGGTTGCCCAAGCTGCCCAGGGTTACGCCGACGGCTTTCAAGGGTGGATCAGCGGCCAAGGCTGCGCCGGAGCTGATGAGCGCTAATACAGTCGCGGAAATGAGAGTCTTCTTCATGGTATTGCCTCCTACGGGTTTAATAGATTGGGATGGGGGAGGAGAGTGAAAGGGGTCAAGTGCGCGCGCCGGGCCCCTTGCGCCGGTACTTGTCGAGCGCCACGGCGATAATGATGACCAGACCCTTGACGACCAATTGCCAGAAGAACGACACGTTCATCAGGGTTAAGCCGTTGTTGAGGGTAGCGATGATCAGTGCGCCAAACAGCGTGCCGACGACCGTGCCAATGCCGCCGACGAAGCTGGTGCCGCCCAGAATCACGGCGGCGATGGCGTCCAATTCATAACCGGTGCCGAGCACCCCGTTAGCGCTGTACAGCCGGCTGGTGGTCATCACGCCGCCCAGACCGGCCAGCAGGCCGCTGTAGGCATAGACGAACAGCATCACCAATCCGACCTTGATGCCGGTGAGCCGCGCGGCTTGGGGATTGCCGCCGACGCCGTAGATATGCACGCCCAGCACGGTGTGACGGAGAATAAACCAGGTCAACAGGATGACCAGGAAGGCGATAATCACGATCCAGGGCAGTGGCCCCAAATAGGCGTTGCCGATCCAGGCAAAGCCGATCTTGCTGTTGATCACCGTGGTGCCGCCGGCCAGCAAATAAGCCAGTCCGCGCAGGGCGGTCATCGAACCCAGGGTGACGATGAACGGCGGCAGACCGGCATAGGCCACCAGTAAGCCGTTGATGGCGCCCAGCCCCAGGCCGACCAGTAGCGCCACCGGGACCGCTGCCCAGCCCAGTTCGGGCATGAGCGATATAACCATCGCCGTGACGGCCGATACCGCCAGCACCGACCCCACCGACAAGTCAATACCGCCGGTCAGGATGACCACGGTCATACCAGTCGCTAGGACAATATTGATCGACGCCTGGCGGACAATATTCAGCAGGTTATTTTCGGTGAGAAAGTTGGGGGCGATGATCGCAAAGATGATGGCGATCACGATCAGCACCGGCAAGATGCCCGCCGTCTGCATCAGATTCGCCCAGAAAGTCTTATCGAAGGTTTTCGCTGCAAGGGTCGGGGTTGAGTTCATAATTGCACCATCTCGGTTGTGCCTGTCGCCAGGGCCATGATGTTTTCCTGAGTGGGTTCCGCGCCGCCG is a window from the Gammaproteobacteria bacterium genome containing:
- a CDS encoding ribose ABC transporter permease; the encoded protein is MNSTPTLAAKTFDKTFWANLMQTAGILPVLIVIAIIFAIIAPNFLTENNLLNIVRQASINIVLATGMTVVILTGGIDLSVGSVLAVSAVTAMVISLMPELGWAAVPVALLVGLGLGAINGLLVAYAGLPPFIVTLGSMTALRGLAYLLAGGTTVINSKIGFAWIGNAYLGPLPWIVIIAFLVILLTWFILRHTVLGVHIYGVGGNPQAARLTGIKVGLVMLFVYAYSGLLAGLGGVMTTSRLYSANGVLGTGYELDAIAAVILGGTSFVGGIGTVVGTLFGALIIATLNNGLTLMNVSFFWQLVVKGLVIIIAVALDKYRRKGPGART
- a CDS encoding zinc-binding alcohol dehydrogenase, which translates into the protein MPARAFWLIAPGRGEIRTERLPQPGLDEVRVRTLYTAISRGTESLVFRGEVPPSQYPVMRAPFQQGEFPAPVKYGYCNVGIIEAGSSAWRGQIVFCLYPHQDYYIVPAAAVTPVPDLVPAGRAVLAANLETALNVLWDASPRLGDRITVIGAGVVGCLIARLAGQLPSCAVQLVDIDPDKAIIAEQLGVRFALPTGAEGQQDVIIHASGAPAGLVTALDLAGFEATVVEASWFGNKPVSLPLGEDFHAKRLNIRSSQVGNIATVQRSRWHYRRRMTTVMELLNDPVLDSLISGESPFTDLPKVMSELSRNPLGVLCHRIDYRPVELVR
- a CDS encoding 6-carboxytetrahydropterin synthase produces the protein MYTVCVRDHFMIAHSFRGEAFGTAQRMHGATYVVDLELRRPDLDADGIVVDISQLSGNLQAVLEELNYRNLDELPEFSGRNTTTEFLAREIFDRMAVRIEEGQLGPNTAGLSSMRVTLHESHTAWASYEGVLP
- the gcvH gene encoding glycine cleavage system protein GcvH is translated as MSSTIPSELRYTETHEWVRSQEDGIVTVGITDHAQHLLGDLVFVELPEAGRVVTAAEGCAVVESVKAASDVYSPVDGVIVEVNELLADNPELINEDPYEEGWILRIKTSADLEGLLDAAAYELIAIDEDEDEEGSLTNAKLAG
- a CDS encoding glycosyltransferase family 4 protein, with amino-acid sequence MAGLAALGWPVALQRLDASFPAPTSAALTEAHEALVALPDQSLAVIDGLALGAMPEAAAAHCDRLRLIGLVHHPLALETGLDEVQRERLYVSEREALRQVRQVIVTSPSTARVLTDYGVPPERCAVVSPGVDPAPLATGSGGRELAWLCAASLTPRKGHAVLFRALARLKDRSWRLRCAGGDIHDPATAARLRMLVDELGLSDRVEWLGELETVALEAAYQQADGFVLPSFYEGYGMVLAEALARGLPIISTTAGAIPDTVPADAGLLVPPGDETALAEALARFLDEPGLRECLAAGARAARETLPDWPAASVHFAKILEAVT
- the gcvT gene encoding glycine cleavage system aminomethyltransferase GcvT, which codes for MAERTPLYGCHLALGAKLVDFGGWDMPLHYGSQLKEHHQVRKAAGMFDVSHMTIVDFPAPDPTRVLLRYLLANDVARLYPGKALYTCMLNDSGGVIDDLIVYDRGEGGYRLVLNAATRDKDLAWIAPRAERFNAAWRERDDLAMLAVQGPEALAKLEAVLDAPTLQAVRASGRFHAVESGGAFIARTGYTGEDGVEIMPSVQDASALWDRLLDVGVAPCGLGARDTLRLEAGMSLYGSDMDETTTPLVSGLGWTVAWQPLERDFIGRAALEQQRAAGAPQTFVGLVLEERGVLRSHQTVCDGDRKIGVTTSGAFSPTLNRGIALARVMTGVGDRCQIEVRSKRLSAQVIKPPFVSRPA
- a CDS encoding CDP-alcohol phosphatidyltransferase family protein; translated protein: MAVLALLTGIALMITRIFAAPIGYLAQSLAVFVGCLLILARFLSQHQPLTRFGAANTVTLLRAGIAALFAGLIGRPAPAPAWAWTMAALAIIALLLDGLDGWLARRSSMQSPFGARFDMEVDAFFILILAVLVWQFGKAGVWILLSGMMRYGFVLLSYALPWLNQPLPPRRRRQTVCVIQTVALAGCLTTPLIPPISTILAGFALGLLALSFAVDVAWLWRRDER
- a CDS encoding ABC transporter substrate-binding protein; this translates as MKKTLISATVLALISSGAALAADPPLKAVGVTLGSLGNPFFVTLAKGAEEKAREIGGDSVKVTVDSADYDLGKQTNQIDNFISAGVDLILINAVHAEGIFPAVMRAKEAGIPVIAVDTGAEGADAMITSNNVQAGEKACQFIVDRLKGKGDVVIINGPPVTAVTDRVQGCKSVLAKHPDIKILSDNQNGQGSREGGLDAMTNLLTAFPKIDAVFAINDPTATGADLAARQAQRTEFFITGVDGAPVAVEALKDKDSLFLATAAQNPLRMAKEGIEIGYQIKQGQPPAESTILIPVELITRDNVDQYQGWVTK